One genomic segment of Ipomoea triloba cultivar NCNSP0323 chromosome 9, ASM357664v1 includes these proteins:
- the LOC116029694 gene encoding uncharacterized protein LOC116029694 — MTDGSAWNSTFVYVLWMIWKDSNNLIFNDKREPPDQVVELAGKMAAEARNLITRHAGVANGAQKWICWSPPQPGWVKLNTDGAMKLLGRAVGPKGGSTALPERGFENVWVEMDSAAVVAILNGGLSGEATITSLIKDCLDLVKKLHRFRASHIEREGNKCADWLANHGQIIDWGTLTLHNAPIELNDLLNADAHGTPALRIR; from the exons ATGACGGATGGGTCTGCATGGAACTCCACCTTTGTCTACGTCCTTTGGATGATCTGGAAAGATAGCAACAATTTAATCTTTAATGATAAAAGGGAGCCTCCAGATCAGGTGGTGGAGCTTGCTGGTAAGATGGCTGCAGAAGCGAGGAACCTTATCACTAGGCACGCAGGTGTCGCCAACGGAGCCCAGAAATGGATTTGCTGGTCACCTCCTCAACCAGGTTGGGTAAAGCTGAATACTGATGGGGCAATGAAA CTTCTCGGCCGAGCTGTGGGGCCTAAGGGAGGGTCTACGGCTCTGCCTGAGAGAGGGTTCGAGAATGTGTGGGTCGAAATGGACTCGGCGGCAGTAGTGGCCATTTTGAATGGGGGGCTAAGCGGGGAAGCAACGATTACTTCGCTCATCAAGGATTGCTTGGATCTCGTGAAAAAGTTACACAGGTTTCGGGCTTCTCATATTGAGAGAGAGGGGAACAAATGTGCTGATTGGCTTGCAAATCATGGCCAGATAATTGATTGGGGGACTCTAACCCTTCATAATGCCCCGATCGAGTTAAACGATCTTCTTAACGCAGACGCTCATGGCACACCGGCTTTACGGATTAGATAA